CGATCCAGCGCGGGTTCACCACCCGGGCGCGGAAGATCCGCGCGGTCTCCTCGGTCAGGCTGCGGGTCCGCGTCGCGTCCGGGTTGGTGGAATCGCCGATGTACGCGGCGGGCGCCTTCCCGGTGAGCGCCCGCACCGTGGCGATCATCCCGCCGTGGTACTGGAAGTAGTCGTCGGAGTCGGCGATGTCGTGCTCGCGGGTGTCGATGTTCTTCGCCGCGACGTCGATTCTCCGGTACGCGTTCTCCATGTCCCCCCGCGCCGGCACCCCGTCCAGGTCCCGCCCGTACGCGAACCCGCCCCACACCGCGTAGACCTCGGCCAGGTCGGCGTCGTCCCGCCAGTTCCGGCTGTCGATCAGGGGCAGGATGCCGGCGCCGTACGCCCCCGGCCGGGAACCGAAGATCCGGGTGGTCGCCCGCCGCCAGTCGCCGTGCTCGCCCTGATCGCGCAGGGCGTGCTCGCGGACGTAGTTGTCCGGCTCGTCCAGCTCGGCGACCAGCTTGACGGCGTCGTCGAGCATCGCCACGACGTGCGGAAACGCGTCCCGGAAGAACCCGGAGATGCGGACCGTCACGTCGATCCGGGGCCGGCCCAGCTCCGCCCGCGTGATCGGCTCCAGCCCGGTGACCCGGCGGGAGGCCGGATCCCAGATCGGGCGGACCCCGATCAGCGCCAGCACCTCGGCGATGTCGTCACCGGCGGTGCGCATCGCGCTGGTGCCCCAGGCGGAGAGGCCCACCGATTTCGGCCAGGCGCCGTAGTCGGCGCGGTAGCGGGCGAGCAGCGAGTCGGCCATGGCCTGGCCGGTCTCCCAGGCCAGGGCGCTGGGGATGGCCTTGGGGTCGACGGAGTAGAAGTTGCGGCCGGTGGGGAGGACGTTGATCAGGCCGCGGAGCGGGGAGCCGCTGGGGCCGGCCGGGACGTAGCCCCCGTCGAGGGCGTGCAGCACGTGGGTCAGCTCGTCGGTGGTGCGGGCCAGTCGCGGCACCACCTCGGTGGCCGCGAACTCCAGGACTCGCCGGACCGCTTCGTTGTCCGAGATCCCGGAGGTGTCGGCCGGCCAGCCCTTCTCCTCCATCGTGGTGATCAGTGCCCGGGCCTGAGCCTCGACGGCGTCGGTCTCCGCGGTGCTCGCGTCCTCGGTCAGCCCGAGCGCCTCCCGCAGGCCGGGCAGCGCCGCGACCTGGCCGGCCCACATCTGCCGGGCCCGGAGCATGGCGAGCACCAGGTTGATCCGGGCCTCGCCGGTCGGCGCCGCGCCGAGCACGTGCAGGCCGTCCCGGATCTGCACGTCCTTGACCTCACACAGCCATCCGTCGATGTGCATGATGAAGTCGTCGAACTCTTCGTCGTCCGGCCGATGCGCCTGGCCCAGGTCGTGGTCCATCTTGGCGGCCTGGATCAGCGTCCAGATCTGCGCCCGGATGGCCGGGAGCTTGGCCGGGTCCAGGGCGGCGATGTTCGCGTGCTCGTCGAGCAGCTGCTCGAGGCGGGCGATGTCCCCGTACGACTCGGCCCGCGCCATCGGCGGGATCAGGTGATCGACGAGCGTGGCGTGCGCCCGCCGCTTGGCCTGCGTGCCCTCCCCCGGGTCGTTGACCAGGAACGGGTAGATCAGCGGCAGGTCACCGAGGGCCGCGTCGGTGCCGTCGGACGCGGACATCCCCACGTTCTTGCCGGGCAGCCACTCCAGGTTGCCGTGCTTGCCGACGTGCACCACGGCGTGCGCGCCGAACTCGTCGGCCAGCCAGCGGTAGGCGGCCAGGTAGTGGTGGCTGGGCGGCAGGTCGGGGTCGTGGTAGATGGCGACCGGGTTGGCCCCGAAGCCGCGCGGCGGCTGCACCATGACGACGATGTTCTCGTCGCGCAGCGCGGCCAGCACGATGTCGCCGTCGTCGACGTACAGCTCACCGGGCGGCGGGCCCCAGTGCCGCTCGACGCTCTCCCGGAAGTCCTCGGGGAGGGTGTCGAACCAGGACGTGTACCTGGCTGCCGGAATCCGCACGGGATTTCCGGACAGCTGCTCCTCGGTCAGCCAGTCCGGGTCCTGACCGCCGGCCGCGATCAGCGTGTGGATCAGGCCGTCGCCGTCGTAGTCGATGAAGTTCCCGACTTTGTAGCCCCTGTCGCGCAGCGCCGCGAGCAGCGCGACAGTCGACGCCGGGGTGTCCAGCCCGACCGCGTTGCCGATCCGCGAGTGCTTGGTCGGATAGGCCGACAGCATCAGCGCGATCTTCCGCTCGGCCGGCGGGACGTGCCGGAGCCGGGCGTGCGCCACGGCGATCCCGGCCACCCGCGCCGCGCGCTCCGGGTCGGCGACGTAGACCGACAGCCCGTCCGGGTCGATCTCCTTGAACGAGAACGGCACCGTGATGATCCGGCCGTCGAACTCCGGGATCGCCACCTGGGTCGCGGCGTCGAGCGGGGTGAGGCCGTCGTCGCTGGCCTCCCAGGCGGTCCGCGAGCTGGTCAGGCAGAGACCCTGGAGGATCGGCACGTCCAGGTCGGCCAGCACGCCGACGTCCCAGGCCTCGTCGTCGCCGCCGGCGCTCGCGGTGGCGGGGCGGGTGCCGCCGGCCGCCAGGACGGTGACCACCAGGGCGTCCGCTGTGCGCAGCTCGGCGAGGAGCTCGGGCGGTGCGGTGCGCAGCGAGGCCGTGAAGATCGGGAGGGGGCGGCCGCCCTTGGCCTCGATGGCCTGGCAGAGCGCCTCGACGAAGGCGGTGTTGCCGGCCATGTGGTGGGCGCGGTAGTAGAGCACCGCGACCGTCGGAGCGGGCGCGGTCGTCTCGGCCGGGGTCCGCCGCAGGAGGCCCCACTGCGGGCTCTCGGTCGGCGGCGCGAAGCCGTTGCCGGTGAGCAGCACGGTGTCGGAGAGGAAGTCGTGCAGCGCGACGAGGTTGTCCGCACCGCCCTGCGCGAGGTAGGTGTGCGCGTCGGCGGCGATACCGGCCGGGATGGTGGAGAGCTTCATCAGGTCGGCGTCCGGCAGCATCTCGCCGCCCAGGACGACCACGGGGATGTCGCCGCCGAGCAGCGCGTCCAGCCCCTCCTCCCACGCGCGGCGGCCGCCGAGGATGCGGACCACCACCAGCTCCACCCCGTCGAGCAGGGCGGGCAGGTCGGCGACACCGGTGCGGGCCGGGTTGGCCAGCCGCCAGGCCGAGCCGCTGGCCCGGGCGCTGAGCAGGTCCGTGTCAGACGTCGACAGCAGCAGAAACACGCGTGCGCTCCCCCTCGGGGTCCGCGCCCCGGGTAGTAAGAGATCAACGGCGACCGGAGTTCCTGGCTCCCGGGCAGTGGCGCCCGGTGACAGTGGCGGGACCGCGCCGGACTCGCACCGGCTTCCTCCGCGGCGTCGCCGCTCGATTCACTTGTTCCGGTACACGCTATCGGACGGCCGGGGGCGGCTGGTCCGCGACGCCACTGAGGGTGCGGCCTGCCCGGTTTGTTCCCGCCGCGCCGCCCTCGCGCTCACCGCCCTGCCCCGCTCGCTCCGTCCCTGCCGCGCCTCCGCCGCGTCACGCTCACCGCGCCCATCTCGCCGTCATGCCGCGCCGGCTGCCCTTCGCTGCGCTGCTCGGCCGGAGTGGAGTGTGACGCCGCTGACGAAGTTGTGATGCTGCCGACCCGAGATGGCGTTGTTGTCGGCGGCCGCCCGTAGTATCCGGGCCGTGACAGCCCACCGACAGTCCGACACCGACGCCTGCCCCGGCGCGCTGCGGTTGCATGCCGCTGCCGACGGGCTGCTGGCGCGCGTCCGGCTGCCCGGTGGCCTGCTGACCGGCGCCCAGCTCGGCCTGCTCGGCGAGCTCGCGGAGGAGTTCGGCGACGGCCGCCTGGAGTTGACCTCCCGGGCAAATCTGCAGCTCAGAGCGCTGAAAGAGGGCGACGCCGCGCGGTTGGCCGATCGCTTGCGCGATGCGGGGCTGCTGCCGTCACCGACCCACGATTCGGTACGCAACATCGCCGCCCCACCACTCGCCGACGCCCGCGTGCGGGAGTTGGTGGCGGAGCTGGACGCCGCGATCCGCGCCGATCCGGAGCTGGCCCGGCTGCCCGGCAAGTTCCTGTTCGCGATCGGTGAGGTGCCGCTCGCGGCCGATGTCGCGGCGATCCCCGGTCCGGCGGGCGCGTTCGCGCTCCGGTTCGGCGGGCGCGACACCGGGCTGCGGGTGGATGCCGGCGCGGTGGTGCGGGCGCTGGTCGTGAGCGCGCACGCGTTCCTCGCCGAGCGGGAGGAGCAGCGGAGTGGCAAGGGTGCCGCGTGGCGGTTGCGGGAGCTGGCCGACGGGCCGGGGCGGGTCTCGGCGCGGGTCGTGGAAACGCTCGGTTTGGCGCCGGTGGCGGCGAGCCGGCCGGTCACCCTCAGCGGACCGCCGGGGGCGGCGGCCGGGGACGTGAACGCGGCGGTGCTGGTCGGCGTGGTGACCGATGGCGATCAGTGCGCGGCGGGGGCTTTGGTGCCCTTGGGGCGGCTCGAGGGCACCCAGACGAGAGTCTTGGCGGAGGCCAAGCGGCTGGTCGTCACGCCGTGGCGCGGTGTCCTGGTGCCCGGTCTCACCGCTGCCGAGGCGGCGTCCTGGACCGAGCGGCTGGCCGCGGCGGGGCTGGTGGTGACCGCGACGTCCCGGTGGACCGGGGTGACGGCCTGCGCGGGGCGGCCCGGGTGTGCGAAATCGCTGGCCGACGTGCGGTCCGACGCCGAGGCGGCGAGCCGGTTCGTGGCCGGGCTGCCGGTGCACTGGGTGGGCTGCGAGCGAGCGTGCGGGAGCCCGGCGGGCGCGCACGTGCGGGTCGAGGCGACCGGCGCCGGTTACGCGGTGACCCGCAGGTCCGCTGACGGCCTGCTGACCGAGAGCGCCCAGGCGGTCGATTCGCCGCTCCGGCAAGCCGAGGCGGCCCGCTCCGGACCGGAGACGGGACTCCCGGTGAACCGGCTGCCGGAGGCGGCGACCGACGGCACGGGACAGACGGTGACATTCCCGGTGGATCCGCTGGGGGACGTGGTGGCGGGGGCGAGGAGAGGCTGATGGATTACGAACGGGACGGCGCGGAGATCTATCGGCGGTCGTTCGCCACGATCCGGGCCGAGGCGGACCTGGGCGGCCTACCGGCCGACGTCGCGCGGGTGGTGGTTCGGATGATCCACGCGTGCGGGATGGTGGACCTGGTGCGGGATGTCCGGTTCAGCCCAGGTGTGGCGATCGCCGCGCGGAAGGCGCTGCTGGACGGGGCGCCGATCCTCTGTGACGCCGAGATGGTGGCTTCCGGGGTGACCCGCTCGCGGCTGCCCGCCGGGAACGACGTGGTCTGCATGTTGCGCGACCCCGGCGTACCGGAAATCGCCGCACGCATCGGGAACACCCGCAGCGCCGCGGCCCTCGATCTCTGGGGTGACCGCCTCGGCGGTGCCGTGGTGGCTGTCGGCAACGCGCCGACGGCGCTGTTCCGGCTGCTGGAGATGGTGGCGGCCGGTGCGCCGCGGCCGGCGGCGGTGATCGGCATCCCGGTCGGCTTCATCGGCGCTGCCGAGTCGAAGGAGGCGCTGGCCGAGTCCGGTCTGGAATACCTGATCGTCCGAGGCCGCCGGGGCGGCAGCGCGATGACAGCGGCCGCGGTGAACGCCCTGGCCTCGGAAGCGGAGTGACGAGCGGCGCGGCGGCCGGGGTGGGCCCCGGGACCGGAATGACGAGCGGCCCAGCCGCCGGGGCGGACCTCGGGAGCGGAATGGCGACCGGGGTGCGGCGGCGACTGGTAAGCGGAATGACGGATGGCAGGGCGGCGGGGCGATGACCGGCGTCGCGGGAGTGGAACGGGACATGACGAACGACGTGGTTCGCGGGCGGCTCTACGGGGTGGGGCTCGGGCCCGGTGACCCGGAACTGGTGACGGTCAAGGCGGCGCGGCTGATCGGGGCGGCCGACGTGATCGCCTATCACGCGGCGCGGCACGGGCGCAGCAACGCCCGGGCGATCGCTGCCGGGTACCTGCGGGACGGGCAGATCGAGGAGGCGCTGATCTACCCGGTGACCACCGAGACGACCGATCACCCGGGTGGTTACCAGGGCGCCATCGACGAGTTCTACGAGCGGGCCGCGGCCCGGCTCGCCGCGCACCTGGACGCCGGGCGGGACGTCGTGGTGCTGGCCGAGGGCGACCCGTTCTTCTACGGGTCCTACATGCACATGCACAAGCGGCTGGCGCATCGCTACGAGACCGCGGTGGTGCCCGGCGTGACGTCGGTGAGCGCGGCGTCGGCGGTGCTCGGGCGGCCGCTGATGGAACGCGACGAGGTGCTCACCGTGCTGCCCGGCACGCTGCCGCCGGACGAGCTGGCGCGGCGGCTCGCGGCGACCGACTCGGCCGCGGTGATGAAGCTGGGGCGGACGTTCGACGGGGTGCGGACGGCGCTGGAGCGGGCCGGCCGGCTCAAGGACGCGTTCTACGTGGAGCGCGCGACGATGGCCGAGGAACGGATCGGGACGCTGGCCGAGGTGGATCCGGCGACCGTGCCGTATTTCTCGCTCGCCCTGCTCCCGAGCCCGGCGGCCACCGCCTTCGCCGAGGCCGAGACGGCGGGTCCGCCCACCGCTTCAGACCAGGCAGCGGCGCTGCCCGCCGCTTCAGGTCACGCAGCGGTCCTGTCCACCGAAGCTTCGATCCGCGCGGCGGCCCCGCCCACCGCTTCAGGACGGGCGGCGGGTCTGGCCGCCGGCGCTTCAACGGAGGCCGCGGGTCTGCCCGCCGGCGCGCGAGCCGGAGAAGAGGCCCAGGGCGGCGCGGTGACCGTGGTGGGGCTGGGGCCGGGTGCGGCCGAGTGGCTCACCCCGCAGGCGCGGGCGGCGCTGGCCGAGGCGGACGACGTCGTGGGTTACACGACCTACGTGGCGCGGGTTCCGGTCAACCCCCGGCAGCGACGGCACGCCTCGGACAACAAGGTCGAGGCGGAGCGTGCCGCGTTCGCGCTGGACCTGGCGAAACGGGGGCGCCGCGTGGTGGTGGTCTCGTCCGGGGACCCGGGGGTCTTCGCGATGGCCGCCGCCGTGCTGGAGGTGGCCGAGGATCCGCAGTGGAAGGACGTGCCGGTGCGGATCGTGCCGGGGCTGACCGCGGCACAGGCCGTCGCCTCCCGGGCCGGCGCGCCGCTCGGGCACGACTTCTGCGTGCTGTCGCTCTCCGACCGGCTCAAGCCGTGGCCGGTCATCGAGGGCCGGCTGGCCGGGGCGGCCGCCGCCGACCTGGTCATCGCGATCTACAACCCGGCCTCGCAGACCCGCAAGCAGCAGCTGGTCCGGGCGCGGGAGCTGCTGCTGGAGCACCGCGCGGCGAGCACCCCGGTGGTGGTCGGGCGGGACGTCGGCGGGCCGCGGGAGACCGTGCTGGTCACCACGCTGGGCGAACTCGATCCGGCCACTGTCGACATGCGCTGCCTGCTCATCGTCGGGTCGTCGCAGACCAGGGCGGTGACCCGAGCGGACGGCGAGACGATCGTCTACACCCCACGGCACTACCCGGGCGCCTGATCCCCGCACGGCGGTGGCTGACCATCGGCCACCGCCTGGGGAATGAATTCCCCGCTCCCGAACCGCAACGAAGGGCAACCGCACTGCATCGACGAGTTACCTGATGGCAACGCGCGCCGAGCCGATCGGAGGGGCCACTGAAAAGAAGACTCCGTGAAGGGCTCCTCCCACCATGTCTCTCGCTGGTCGCCGCGCTGCCATCCTGGCCTCTTCACTCCTCCTTTCGGTCCTCGCACAGACCGGCGCCGCCGAGGCGGCCACCCCGACGCCGACGCCGACCCCGGCGAAGAAAACCGGCACCCCGGTGACCAAGACCGCCACGCCGGTGACCAAGACCCCCACGCCGGTGACCAAGACCAGCACCCCGGTGACCAAGACCCCCACGCCGGTGACCAAGACCAGCACCCCGGCGACCAAGACCCCCACGCCGGTGACCAAGACCAGCACCCCGGCGACCAAGACCCCCACGCCGGTGACCAAGACCAGCACCCCGGCGACCAAGACCCCCACGCCGGTGACCAAGACCAGCACCCCGGCGACCAAGACCGGCACGCCGGTGAAGGCCACGCTCAAGGACGCCACCCTGGTGACCCGCCTCGGCGCCGTCAAGGTCGCCAAGACGATCAACTACTACCCGTCGAACGCCGGCTGGTCGGCCATGTGGACCAGCTTCGACCCCGCCAAGATCGAGGCCGACCTGGCCAGGGCCAAGGCGCTGGGTGCCGACAACGTGCGGGTCATCGTCTTCCCGACCGCGTTCGGCTACCCCACCCCGAAGGCCGACTACGCCGCCAAGCTGAGCAAGTTCGTCAGCGTCGCGGACGGCCAGGGCCTCACCGTCAAGCTCACCCTGTTCGACTGGTGGGCCGCCTACACCGACGCCACCGGTAGCGCCAACTGGGCGAAGGCGGTGCTCACCCCGTACGCGAACGACCCGCGGGTGCTCTCGGTGGAGGTGCAGAACGAGTTCGACCCGACCGACGCGAAGGCCGTCGCCTGGGCCAGGCAGATCATCCCGAGCATCCGGGCGGCCGTGCCGGCCATGCCGCTGACCCTGTCGGTCTCCGGCACCGCCGGCGCGAACGGGCTCGCCCAGATCCGCTCCGCGCTCGCCGCCACCCCGCTCGACTACCTGGACTTCCACTTCTACGGCAACTCGGAGCGAGCGCTCGCCGAGATCCGGAAGGCGCAGGGCGCGGCCGGCCCGGTACCCATCGTGATCGGCGAGACCGGCCTGAGCACCGCCACCGGCACCGAGGGCGAGCAGGCCGGGTACCTGGCCCGGGTGTTCCAGGCGGCCCGGGCGGCCGGGGTCGGCTCGGTCGCCCCGTGGACCCTGAGCGACTTCAGCAACGGCGCGATCCCGGCCAACTCGGCGGTCTCCAGGATCCCGGCGCAGTACAAGTTCGGCCTGTACCGGGCGGACGGCACGGCGAAGGCCGCGGCCGCCGTGGTGAAGACCTACTGGGCCGGGCAGTCCGTCACGAACAGCGTGCTGGACCTGGGCTTCGAGGCGACGGCGACCAACTCGCCGTGGCGGCCGTACCTGGCCGAGGAGGGTGTCGCGGAGCGCACGAGCGACGCCGCCCGCACCGGCACCTGGTCGGCGAAGTTCAGCGACACCACCCGCACCGACGGCGGCCTGCCGTCGATCCGGATCTCCCCGATCACCCCGGTGCAGCCGGGCCAGAAGTGGCACGCCGAGGCGTGGGCCAAGGGCCAGAACGCCACCGGCGCCACCGAGATCGCGCTGAGCTGGTTCGACGCGAACGACAAGTGGCTGGGTCAGGCCACCTCGAAGCGGCTCGCGACCGGCACCACC
This window of the Actinoplanes oblitus genome carries:
- the cobN gene encoding cobaltochelatase subunit CobN; protein product: MFLLLSTSDTDLLSARASGSAWRLANPARTGVADLPALLDGVELVVVRILGGRRAWEEGLDALLGGDIPVVVLGGEMLPDADLMKLSTIPAGIAADAHTYLAQGGADNLVALHDFLSDTVLLTGNGFAPPTESPQWGLLRRTPAETTAPAPTVAVLYYRAHHMAGNTAFVEALCQAIEAKGGRPLPIFTASLRTAPPELLAELRTADALVVTVLAAGGTRPATASAGGDDEAWDVGVLADLDVPILQGLCLTSSRTAWEASDDGLTPLDAATQVAIPEFDGRIITVPFSFKEIDPDGLSVYVADPERAARVAGIAVAHARLRHVPPAERKIALMLSAYPTKHSRIGNAVGLDTPASTVALLAALRDRGYKVGNFIDYDGDGLIHTLIAAGGQDPDWLTEEQLSGNPVRIPAARYTSWFDTLPEDFRESVERHWGPPPGELYVDDGDIVLAALRDENIVVMVQPPRGFGANPVAIYHDPDLPPSHHYLAAYRWLADEFGAHAVVHVGKHGNLEWLPGKNVGMSASDGTDAALGDLPLIYPFLVNDPGEGTQAKRRAHATLVDHLIPPMARAESYGDIARLEQLLDEHANIAALDPAKLPAIRAQIWTLIQAAKMDHDLGQAHRPDDEEFDDFIMHIDGWLCEVKDVQIRDGLHVLGAAPTGEARINLVLAMLRARQMWAGQVAALPGLREALGLTEDASTAETDAVEAQARALITTMEEKGWPADTSGISDNEAVRRVLEFAATEVVPRLARTTDELTHVLHALDGGYVPAGPSGSPLRGLINVLPTGRNFYSVDPKAIPSALAWETGQAMADSLLARYRADYGAWPKSVGLSAWGTSAMRTAGDDIAEVLALIGVRPIWDPASRRVTGLEPITRAELGRPRIDVTVRISGFFRDAFPHVVAMLDDAVKLVAELDEPDNYVREHALRDQGEHGDWRRATTRIFGSRPGAYGAGILPLIDSRNWRDDADLAEVYAVWGGFAYGRDLDGVPARGDMENAYRRIDVAAKNIDTREHDIADSDDYFQYHGGMIATVRALTGKAPAAYIGDSTNPDATRTRSLTEETARIFRARVVNPRWIAAMRRHGYKGAFELAATVDYLFGYDATAGVVTDWMYEQLATTYALDAENQEFMRKSNPWALHGITERLLEAADRKLWDSPSPDTLAALQQLYLETEGDLEDN
- a CDS encoding cellulase family glycosylhydrolase; this encodes MSLAGRRAAILASSLLLSVLAQTGAAEAATPTPTPTPAKKTGTPVTKTATPVTKTPTPVTKTSTPVTKTPTPVTKTSTPATKTPTPVTKTSTPATKTPTPVTKTSTPATKTPTPVTKTSTPATKTGTPVKATLKDATLVTRLGAVKVAKTINYYPSNAGWSAMWTSFDPAKIEADLARAKALGADNVRVIVFPTAFGYPTPKADYAAKLSKFVSVADGQGLTVKLTLFDWWAAYTDATGSANWAKAVLTPYANDPRVLSVEVQNEFDPTDAKAVAWARQIIPSIRAAVPAMPLTLSVSGTAGANGLAQIRSALAATPLDYLDFHFYGNSERALAEIRKAQGAAGPVPIVIGETGLSTATGTEGEQAGYLARVFQAARAAGVGSVAPWTLSDFSNGAIPANSAVSRIPAQYKFGLYRADGTAKAAAAVVKTYWAGQSVTNSVLDLGFEATATNSPWRPYLAEEGVAERTSDAARTGTWSAKFSDTTRTDGGLPSIRISPITPVQPGQKWHAEAWAKGQNATGATEIALSWFDANDKWLGQATSKRLATGTTGWTRLTVDTTAPAGAASVQLHLKSGDNRGSVWFDDVTLS
- a CDS encoding precorrin-3B synthase; the encoded protein is MTAHRQSDTDACPGALRLHAAADGLLARVRLPGGLLTGAQLGLLGELAEEFGDGRLELTSRANLQLRALKEGDAARLADRLRDAGLLPSPTHDSVRNIAAPPLADARVRELVAELDAAIRADPELARLPGKFLFAIGEVPLAADVAAIPGPAGAFALRFGGRDTGLRVDAGAVVRALVVSAHAFLAEREEQRSGKGAAWRLRELADGPGRVSARVVETLGLAPVAASRPVTLSGPPGAAAGDVNAAVLVGVVTDGDQCAAGALVPLGRLEGTQTRVLAEAKRLVVTPWRGVLVPGLTAAEAASWTERLAAAGLVVTATSRWTGVTACAGRPGCAKSLADVRSDAEAASRFVAGLPVHWVGCERACGSPAGAHVRVEATGAGYAVTRRSADGLLTESAQAVDSPLRQAEAARSGPETGLPVNRLPEAATDGTGQTVTFPVDPLGDVVAGARRG
- a CDS encoding precorrin-2 C(20)-methyltransferase, whose product is MTNDVVRGRLYGVGLGPGDPELVTVKAARLIGAADVIAYHAARHGRSNARAIAAGYLRDGQIEEALIYPVTTETTDHPGGYQGAIDEFYERAAARLAAHLDAGRDVVVLAEGDPFFYGSYMHMHKRLAHRYETAVVPGVTSVSAASAVLGRPLMERDEVLTVLPGTLPPDELARRLAATDSAAVMKLGRTFDGVRTALERAGRLKDAFYVERATMAEERIGTLAEVDPATVPYFSLALLPSPAATAFAEAETAGPPTASDQAAALPAASGHAAVLSTEASIRAAAPPTASGRAAGLAAGASTEAAGLPAGARAGEEAQGGAVTVVGLGPGAAEWLTPQARAALAEADDVVGYTTYVARVPVNPRQRRHASDNKVEAERAAFALDLAKRGRRVVVVSSGDPGVFAMAAAVLEVAEDPQWKDVPVRIVPGLTAAQAVASRAGAPLGHDFCVLSLSDRLKPWPVIEGRLAGAAAADLVIAIYNPASQTRKQQLVRARELLLEHRAASTPVVVGRDVGGPRETVLVTTLGELDPATVDMRCLLIVGSSQTRAVTRADGETIVYTPRHYPGA
- a CDS encoding precorrin-8X methylmutase: MDYERDGAEIYRRSFATIRAEADLGGLPADVARVVVRMIHACGMVDLVRDVRFSPGVAIAARKALLDGAPILCDAEMVASGVTRSRLPAGNDVVCMLRDPGVPEIAARIGNTRSAAALDLWGDRLGGAVVAVGNAPTALFRLLEMVAAGAPRPAAVIGIPVGFIGAAESKEALAESGLEYLIVRGRRGGSAMTAAAVNALASEAE